The segment CCGCAGTCTGGTGACCGGCTCGCCGGCCCGGGTGAAACGCGAGTTGACCGAAGAAGAAATCCGAGGCATTCGCGAATCCGCCGCCAACTATGTCGGTGACATAGAAAATTATTTAGACTGACTAAAGAATGAAAGTAACATTGGCGGTCATAGGCGGGAGTGGCGCGTATCATTTACTTGTAGATAAATTGTTGGGCGAGGAAAAAGAATGCGCGGTTTTGAAAACTCCGTTCGGAGACAGTGCTCCCATTCATCGCTTTGCGTTTGACGATACGGAGTTTTTATTTTTGTCTCGGCATGGGGAGAAAGACTATTCGCTCACCGCGCCCTTTGTCAATTACCGCGCCAACCTTTACGCTCTTAAAGAATGCGGCGTCGAGCGCATCATCGCGTGGTCCGGTCCCGGAATTATCAATACGGCATTTAAACCGGGAGAGTTTGTGGTTCCTAACGATCTGATCGATGAAACGAGAAACCGCGAAGCCACTTTTTTTAAAGACAAAGGCATCGGCTTCATTCGCCAGAACCAACCCTTTTGTCCTGAGATTCGTCATGTCTTGCACGAATCGGTGCATCGCTCAGGAATTGCGCATCATGAAGAGGCGGTGTATGCCTGCACAGAGGGCCCCAGATTGGAATCCCCGGCGGAGATTCGGAAACTTCGAATTCTGGGTGCCGACCTGGTAGGCATGACTCTGATTCCGGAAACCTTTCTCGCCAGAGAACTTGAGATGTGTTATGCGCCGGTGTGCTACCTGACCAATTATGCAGAAGGGGTGGTTCCCAGGAAATTTCAGAAGGGACAACTTTTTGAGGGAATGCAAACAAAAGAGGAGCGCGTGTCGGTGGAGGAATCGATCCGCCGGTTTCCGGTTTTGCTGCTTGGAAGTTTTCAAGCCTTGAAAGAAATGCACCGGGCCTGCAATTGTAAAGAGGCTCTCAGGCGCTACAAGGATAAAGGAATGATCGGTGACGATTGGCACGAGTGGATCGGTTCTCCTTAGTGGAGGTGAAAATCGGCTCCCATCATTCAGCCGGGTAAACTCCTCTCCAGGCTTCGAATCCACCGGTCATGCTGTAGACCTCCCTGAACCCCTGTTCTGCAAAGTACGCGGCTGCCCCTTGACTGGATATGCCGTGATAGCAACACACAACCAGAGGCTTTTCCTTGTCGGTGTTTTCAGTGAACTCTTTAACCGTATCGTCGTTCACCGGGACAGCGGAGGGGATGTGTCCGCTGGAATAAGATCCAGGATCGCGAATGTCCACGATGTGGGCGCTTTTTTGATCCACCATTTCCTTGACCTTATGGATATCTATTTCTTGAAAGGGCGGCATGGCTTCTCCATAATGATTCGTCGGTAAATTATTCCATTAAGATATCATAACTTTCGCCCGGAAGCTGAAAAATGGCCCACCCGAACCTAGCAGAATTGGAAAACGCGGTAAAATCGGCTCGAGAACACCAGGACTTAAAAGCAGAGGTTTCAGCCTTAAGACAATTGGGTTCTTTGTACCAGCGAAACCGGCAGTTCACCAAAGCCGCGTCCTGTCTTTTGAAAGCCATAACGATTGTCGAAAAGACAGGAAACGATCAAGATCTGGCGGTGGTTGAGGCTCATCTGGGGTGTGTTTACTGGGAGATGGCACAGTTGAAAAAGGCCATGACCTGTTTTCAGAAAGCATTGAAAGTTCAAAAACAAAATCAGAGTGCAAGCGGTCAGATGGGCCTATTGACTCTTTTGGGAATTTCCCATTGGCGAAAATGCCAATGGGAA is part of the Nitrospinaceae bacterium genome and harbors:
- a CDS encoding 5'-methylthioadenosine phosphorylase; this translates as MKVTLAVIGGSGAYHLLVDKLLGEEKECAVLKTPFGDSAPIHRFAFDDTEFLFLSRHGEKDYSLTAPFVNYRANLYALKECGVERIIAWSGPGIINTAFKPGEFVVPNDLIDETRNREATFFKDKGIGFIRQNQPFCPEIRHVLHESVHRSGIAHHEEAVYACTEGPRLESPAEIRKLRILGADLVGMTLIPETFLARELEMCYAPVCYLTNYAEGVVPRKFQKGQLFEGMQTKEERVSVEESIRRFPVLLLGSFQALKEMHRACNCKEALRRYKDKGMIGDDWHEWIGSP
- the glpE gene encoding thiosulfate sulfurtransferase GlpE; translation: MPPFQEIDIHKVKEMVDQKSAHIVDIRDPGSYSSGHIPSAVPVNDDTVKEFTENTDKEKPLVVCCYHGISSQGAAAYFAEQGFREVYSMTGGFEAWRGVYPAE